The Rhodospirillales bacterium genome has a window encoding:
- the scpB gene encoding SMC-Scp complex subunit ScpB, which yields MSEISEDLRMIEALLFASPQPVSEEDIAGRLPEGLDVPALLADLQKDYRGRGVEPVKIAGKWSFRTAENLGTRLKIRIKRSRRMSRAALETLAIIAYHQPVTRAEIEEIRGVGLSRGTLDLLLEIGWIRPSGRRRVPGRPLQWRTSQHFLEHFGLDALDDLPGRDEMKAAGLLDARPDLPPVGRLRDHMDDGSADGENDIDDDDA from the coding sequence ATGAGCGAGATTTCCGAAGACCTCCGCATGATCGAAGCGTTGCTGTTTGCCTCGCCGCAGCCGGTCAGCGAGGAGGATATCGCGGGCCGCCTGCCAGAAGGCCTCGATGTGCCTGCACTGCTGGCCGACCTTCAGAAGGACTACCGGGGGCGAGGTGTCGAACCGGTGAAGATTGCCGGCAAATGGTCCTTCCGCACTGCAGAGAATCTTGGCACAAGGCTGAAGATTCGCATCAAGCGGTCGCGTCGGATGTCGCGTGCCGCGCTCGAGACCCTCGCCATCATTGCCTATCACCAGCCGGTGACCCGTGCCGAGATCGAAGAGATTCGTGGAGTCGGCCTTTCCCGGGGCACACTCGATCTGCTGCTCGAAATCGGCTGGATTCGGCCGTCCGGTCGACGCCGCGTACCGGGGCGGCCGCTGCAGTGGCGCACCAGCCAGCATTTCCTTGAGCATTTCGGTCTCGACGCGCTGGACGATCTTCCCGGACGCGACGAAATGAAAGCGGCCGGGTTGCTCGATGCCCGGCCCGATCTGCCGCCCGTCGGTCGCCTGCGCGATCATATGGACGATGGCAGCGCCGATGGCGAAAACGATATTGATGACGACGATGCCTGA
- a CDS encoding SPOR domain-containing protein, which produces MIGLLVLGGLVYGGWQGYQFLQGTPSVSGEMPYFTANNSPYKQVPDDPGGAEIEHTDVAILIETFGGEAEGEKLEVLMPEPERPMALKDTADDSDIIDVEVSGVAETITTVGTDPFYSPDAVTTLVDQVMTDVANAVPGGLPIPTEKPEPPEAPAVTIAAVDETTVSLAAGADNAGLTDDAGLTFEDVVSAVEGTSRATTGTVATNTGEPALDGAAVPRGDGLTRVQIAAYSSRDIATAAWDRLYLNNNDLLADVDALIIEAVIGEATFYRLQVGAYDSRAGAETLCSDLRQRDIDCLVVGP; this is translated from the coding sequence GTGATCGGCCTCCTGGTCCTCGGCGGGCTTGTCTACGGCGGTTGGCAGGGCTATCAGTTCCTCCAGGGCACGCCGTCGGTGTCTGGCGAGATGCCTTACTTCACCGCGAACAACTCGCCTTACAAGCAGGTTCCGGACGACCCCGGTGGTGCCGAAATCGAGCACACAGACGTCGCGATCCTGATCGAAACGTTCGGTGGTGAAGCGGAGGGCGAGAAGCTTGAAGTCCTTATGCCCGAGCCCGAACGACCGATGGCACTCAAGGACACAGCCGACGATTCAGACATCATCGACGTCGAGGTTTCGGGCGTTGCGGAGACCATCACCACGGTCGGCACCGACCCGTTCTACAGCCCCGACGCGGTGACCACGCTGGTCGATCAGGTCATGACCGATGTGGCCAATGCCGTTCCCGGCGGGTTGCCGATCCCGACCGAGAAGCCGGAACCGCCCGAAGCTCCGGCCGTTACGATCGCCGCCGTTGATGAGACCACGGTCTCGCTCGCCGCCGGTGCCGACAACGCGGGTCTGACCGACGATGCGGGTCTGACCTTCGAAGACGTCGTGTCGGCCGTTGAAGGCACGAGCAGGGCGACAACCGGGACGGTCGCCACGAACACCGGAGAGCCTGCACTCGACGGCGCTGCCGTTCCCAGGGGCGACGGGCTGACGCGGGTTCAGATCGCCGCCTATTCATCGCGTGACATCGCCACGGCGGCCTGGGACCGGCTCTATCTCAACAACAACGACCTGCTTGCCGATGTCGACGCCCTGATCATCGAGGCCGTGATCGGCGAGGCGACATTCTATCGGCTCCAGGTCGGGGCCTACGACAGTCGCGCGGGCGCGGAGACGTTGTGTTCCGATCTCAGGCAGCGGGACATCGACTGCCTCGTGGTTGGTCCCTGA
- a CDS encoding aspartate/glutamate racemase family protein has product MTNEETADDDIRNIVPSDVGVFYTRVHIDDPVDVANLSAVGDRLPACAALLPEDMDAVAYVCTSGSVVVGEDEVARKLSEGQPGARATSVAACVIAAMRALGMTKVVLGTPYLDEVNHFEADWLVDRGFEVLDVQGLCLETGRQMCQVEPEDLVKLALEINRPDADGIFISCTALRTVEVIEEIEQKTGKPCVASNQALIWHMMRLAGVNDRIEGLGRLYREH; this is encoded by the coding sequence TTGACCAACGAAGAAACGGCCGATGACGACATCCGCAACATCGTACCCAGCGACGTCGGCGTCTTCTACACACGGGTGCACATCGATGACCCTGTTGACGTTGCCAACCTGTCCGCTGTCGGTGACCGCCTGCCAGCCTGCGCGGCCTTGCTGCCAGAAGACATGGACGCCGTCGCCTATGTCTGCACGTCCGGCAGTGTCGTCGTCGGTGAGGACGAGGTCGCGCGCAAGTTGTCCGAGGGTCAGCCGGGTGCCAGGGCCACATCGGTAGCAGCGTGCGTGATCGCGGCCATGCGGGCGCTCGGCATGACAAAGGTCGTGCTCGGCACCCCCTATCTTGATGAGGTCAACCATTTCGAGGCCGACTGGCTGGTCGATCGCGGCTTTGAGGTTCTCGACGTCCAGGGCCTGTGCCTGGAGACCGGCCGTCAGATGTGCCAGGTCGAACCCGAGGACCTCGTCAAACTCGCACTGGAGATCAATCGACCCGACGCGGACGGCATCTTCATCTCCTGCACGGCACTACGCACGGTCGAGGTGATTGAAGAAATCGAGCAGAAGACCGGAAAACCCTGCGTGGCCAGCAACCAGGCTCTGATCTGGCATATGATGCGGCTCGCAGGCGTGAACGACAGGATCGAGGGGCTCGGGCGACTTTATCGGGAACACTGA
- a CDS encoding site-2 protease family protein: MFGDPAGLLYQISVWVLPVVTAITLHEAAHGWVAWKLGDNTAKQLGRVTFNPIVHTDKFGTVLLPGLLLLTGAPFLFGYAKPVPVNFRQLHRPRQDMIWVAAAGPGINLLMAFSAAVLLHLVPLLPAEWAQWTSDNLRNALIINVVLAVFNMLPLLPLDGGRVMTGLLPTNLARPYARTERYGMLIIIALIALPPLIGQQIGQPLNVLGWILGPPVQCVINVVLMLAGQGS, translated from the coding sequence ATGTTCGGCGATCCCGCGGGTCTTCTCTACCAGATCTCGGTCTGGGTCCTGCCGGTCGTCACGGCGATCACGCTGCACGAGGCGGCGCACGGCTGGGTTGCCTGGAAGCTGGGCGACAACACAGCCAAGCAGCTCGGCCGGGTCACCTTCAATCCGATCGTTCATACCGACAAGTTCGGCACGGTCCTGCTGCCCGGTCTGCTTCTGCTGACCGGCGCACCGTTCCTGTTCGGCTATGCAAAGCCGGTTCCGGTGAACTTCCGGCAGCTGCATCGGCCCAGGCAGGACATGATCTGGGTTGCTGCTGCCGGCCCGGGCATCAACCTCCTCATGGCGTTCAGCGCCGCCGTGCTGCTGCATCTCGTTCCCTTGCTTCCGGCGGAGTGGGCGCAATGGACGTCCGACAACCTGCGCAATGCCCTGATCATCAACGTCGTGCTCGCGGTCTTCAACATGCTGCCCCTGCTGCCGCTGGACGGCGGGCGAGTCATGACGGGACTTCTGCCGACAAATCTGGCGCGGCCCTATGCGCGCACTGAACGCTACGGCATGCTGATCATCATTGCGTTGATTGCGCTGCCGCCGCTTATCGGTCAACAGATCGGTCAGCCCCTGAACGTGTTGGGGTGGATTCTGGGCCCGCCCGTGCAGTGTGTGATCAATGTGGTTTTGATGTTGGCAGGGCAGGGGAGCTAG
- a CDS encoding segregation/condensation protein A codes for MQGTTDAFEDSWPGDAKATNSAFIVDVSGFEGPLDLLLTLARQQKVDLTRISILELADQYLAFVTEAREIRLDLAADYLVMAAWLAYLKSRLLLPVDEEEDPSPELMAEALQFHLHRLEAIRENAKRLMQRPQLGVDMFCCGNAEGLPVDVDVVWKASLYELLNAYADHTRRSEGRNWRPRPVEVFTMEQAIERLSALVGNLPDWKDMFALLPEEVKGGIIYRSAVSSTLSASLELTRQGQIELRQSGAFGPIEVRTKQRGDDS; via the coding sequence ATGCAGGGTACGACGGACGCTTTCGAGGATTCCTGGCCGGGAGACGCGAAAGCCACGAACTCCGCGTTTATCGTCGATGTCAGCGGTTTCGAGGGACCGCTCGACCTCCTGCTGACACTCGCGCGCCAGCAGAAGGTCGATCTGACGCGTATCTCCATCCTGGAACTGGCCGACCAGTACCTGGCGTTTGTCACCGAGGCGCGCGAGATCCGGCTTGATCTGGCCGCCGACTACCTCGTGATGGCTGCCTGGCTGGCTTACCTCAAATCGCGCCTGCTGCTGCCGGTCGACGAGGAGGAAGACCCCAGCCCCGAACTGATGGCCGAGGCACTGCAGTTCCATCTGCACCGGCTGGAAGCGATCCGCGAGAACGCCAAGCGCCTGATGCAGCGTCCGCAGCTCGGCGTCGATATGTTTTGCTGTGGCAATGCAGAGGGGCTGCCGGTCGATGTCGACGTGGTCTGGAAAGCCTCGCTCTATGAGCTGCTCAACGCCTATGCCGACCACACACGCCGCAGCGAGGGGCGCAACTGGCGTCCGCGTCCGGTCGAGGTCTTCACGATGGAGCAGGCGATCGAGCGGCTCAGCGCTCTGGTCGGCAATCTGCCCGATTGGAAGGATATGTTCGCCCTGCTTCCCGAGGAGGTGAAAGGCGGGATCATCTATCGCTCCGCTGTCAGTTCGACGCTGTCCGCCTCGCTCGAGTTGACCCGGCAGGGTCAGATCGAACTGCGGCAGTCGGGCGCGTTCGGGCCGATCGAAGTCAGGACCAAACAGCGGGGCGACGATTCATGA
- a CDS encoding deoxyguanosinetriphosphate triphosphohydrolase produces MTTGSLAPYACDPAQSRGRRFPEPESRSRSVFQRDRDRIVHCRAFRRLMHKTQVFIATEGDHFRTRLTHSLEVAQIARSVARSLRLNEDLAEAVSLAHDLGHTPFGHAGEDVLDAAMEAWGGFDHNVQTLRILTELETRYADFDGLNLTWEALEGVVKHNGPIAGEVPRAIRDYCAVHDLQVDTFAGAEAQTAAIADDIAYHSHDIDDGLRAGLFTLDDLLGAPLAGDAAREVIERYPGAASDRLVQETVRRIINRLVGDLTEESRLRIAESGVESADDVRWHGAPVIAFSPSVAEANTALKAWLFTNMYHHDRVKVERREAAELLRALFAIFSDSPQHLPEEWRHCLVGRDETARMRVIADYIAGMSDRFAQEEHHRVVAKKDECLR; encoded by the coding sequence ATGACGACCGGCTCCCTCGCGCCCTACGCTTGCGATCCCGCGCAAAGCAGGGGACGGCGCTTTCCCGAACCCGAGAGTCGAAGCCGATCGGTCTTTCAGCGTGACCGCGATCGAATCGTCCATTGCCGGGCATTCCGCCGTCTCATGCACAAGACTCAGGTGTTCATCGCGACCGAAGGCGATCATTTCCGCACGCGGCTGACCCACAGTCTGGAGGTGGCCCAGATCGCGCGCTCGGTCGCGCGGTCGTTGCGGCTCAACGAAGATCTCGCCGAGGCGGTATCGTTGGCGCACGATCTCGGCCATACGCCTTTCGGTCATGCTGGCGAGGATGTGCTGGATGCTGCCATGGAGGCCTGGGGCGGGTTCGATCACAACGTGCAGACCCTGCGCATTCTGACCGAGCTCGAAACCCGCTATGCCGATTTCGATGGCCTCAACCTGACTTGGGAGGCGCTCGAAGGGGTGGTGAAGCACAACGGCCCGATCGCCGGCGAGGTGCCGCGCGCGATCCGCGACTATTGCGCCGTCCACGACCTTCAGGTCGATACCTTCGCCGGTGCAGAAGCCCAGACCGCTGCGATTGCCGACGACATCGCCTATCACAGCCACGACATCGACGACGGGTTGCGGGCCGGCCTCTTCACGCTCGATGACCTGCTCGGTGCGCCGCTCGCGGGCGATGCCGCACGCGAGGTCATCGAGCGTTATCCCGGTGCCGCCTCCGACCGGTTGGTGCAGGAGACGGTGCGCCGGATCATCAACCGGCTGGTCGGCGATCTGACCGAGGAATCCCGTCTGAGGATCGCCGAAAGCGGCGTCGAGAGCGCCGATGATGTGCGCTGGCACGGCGCGCCGGTGATCGCGTTCAGCCCCTCGGTTGCGGAGGCCAACACGGCCTTGAAGGCCTGGCTATTCACGAATATGTATCATCACGACCGCGTAAAGGTTGAGCGCCGCGAGGCTGCCGAGCTTCTGCGTGCGTTGTTCGCGATCTTCAGCGACAGTCCGCAGCATCTGCCCGAGGAGTGGCGTCACTGCCTTGTCGGTCGGGACGAGACCGCTCGCATGCGGGTGATCGCCGACTATATCGCGGGTATGAGTGATCGGTTCGCACAGGAAGAACACCATCGTGTAGTGGCGAAGAAAGATGAATGTTTACGGTGA
- the ilvD gene encoding dihydroxy-acid dehydratase: MTRWDKSKLPSRHVSVGPKSAPHRAFYYAMGLTDDDVAQPFVGVATTWNEAAPCNITLMRQAQAVKKGVKAAGGTPREFTTITVTDGIAMGHHGMKSSLVSREVIADSVELTMRGHCYDGLVGLAGCDKSLPGMMMSMVRLNVPSVFIYGGSILPGKFRGKDVTIIDVFEAVGANAAGNMSDEDLGIVEHAACPSGGSCGGQFTANTMATVSEAIGLALPYSASTPAPYESRDAFCERAGHAVMELIGKSIRPRDIVTRKALENAAVVVAASGGSTNAGLHLPAIAHEAGIGFTLDEVCEIFRKTPYIADLKPGGRYVAKDLYEAGGIPILIKALLDGGYLHGDCLTVTGKTLAENHADVVFPEDQDVIRPISNPLSTTGGVVGLKGNLAPQGGIVKIAGMKTLRFRGPARCFDREEDCLEAVLRQEFNEGDVLIVRYEGPKGGPGMREMLSTTSALYGQGMGEKVALITDGRFSGGTRGFCIGHVGPEAAEGGPIGLLQNGDMIVIDAEKGTLDVELSDEELAARKADWQPRQTDYNAGTIWKYAQTVGPARFGAVTHPGGQGETHVFADL, from the coding sequence ATGACCCGTTGGGACAAGTCGAAACTGCCGAGCCGACACGTGTCGGTGGGACCGAAGAGTGCACCGCACAGGGCCTTCTACTACGCCATGGGCCTGACCGATGACGATGTGGCGCAGCCTTTCGTCGGTGTCGCCACAACCTGGAACGAAGCAGCACCCTGTAACATCACCCTGATGCGTCAGGCGCAGGCGGTGAAGAAGGGCGTGAAGGCTGCCGGTGGCACACCGCGCGAGTTCACGACCATCACGGTGACCGATGGCATCGCCATGGGCCATCACGGCATGAAGTCGTCACTGGTGAGCCGCGAAGTCATCGCTGACTCAGTTGAACTCACCATGCGCGGGCATTGCTACGATGGCCTTGTCGGTCTCGCGGGCTGCGACAAATCCCTGCCGGGCATGATGATGTCGATGGTGCGGCTCAACGTGCCGTCGGTCTTCATCTATGGCGGTTCGATCCTGCCCGGCAAGTTCCGCGGCAAGGACGTGACGATCATCGATGTCTTCGAGGCGGTCGGTGCAAACGCAGCCGGGAACATGTCCGACGAGGACCTCGGCATTGTCGAACACGCGGCATGTCCGTCGGGCGGCTCCTGCGGCGGTCAGTTCACGGCGAACACCATGGCGACGGTCTCCGAGGCGATCGGCCTGGCTCTGCCGTACTCGGCCTCGACGCCGGCACCCTACGAGAGCCGCGACGCCTTCTGCGAGCGCGCGGGGCACGCGGTGATGGAGCTGATCGGAAAGAGTATCCGTCCGCGCGACATCGTCACGCGCAAGGCGCTTGAGAATGCGGCGGTCGTCGTCGCGGCCTCGGGCGGTTCAACCAACGCGGGGCTGCATCTTCCCGCGATTGCGCATGAGGCCGGCATCGGGTTCACGCTCGACGAGGTCTGTGAGATCTTTCGCAAGACGCCCTACATCGCCGATCTCAAGCCGGGCGGCCGTTACGTCGCCAAGGATCTCTACGAGGCCGGCGGCATCCCGATCCTGATCAAGGCGCTGCTGGATGGCGGCTATCTGCACGGCGACTGCCTGACGGTGACCGGAAAGACGCTGGCCGAGAATCATGCCGATGTGGTGTTCCCGGAGGACCAGGACGTCATCCGGCCGATCAGCAATCCGCTTTCGACAACGGGCGGCGTGGTCGGGCTGAAGGGCAACCTCGCACCGCAGGGCGGGATCGTGAAGATCGCCGGCATGAAAACCCTCCGGTTCCGCGGGCCTGCGCGCTGTTTCGACCGCGAGGAAGACTGCCTTGAGGCCGTGCTGCGCCAGGAATTCAACGAAGGTGATGTCCTGATCGTGCGCTACGAGGGCCCCAAGGGCGGCCCGGGCATGCGCGAGATGCTCTCGACCACCAGCGCACTCTACGGCCAGGGCATGGGCGAAAAGGTCGCCCTCATCACGGATGGGCGGTTCTCGGGCGGAACGCGCGGCTTCTGTATCGGCCATGTTGGGCCGGAGGCGGCCGAGGGCGGCCCGATCGGCCTTCTCCAGAACGGTGACATGATCGTCATCGACGCCGAAAAGGGCACGCTCGATGTCGAGCTCTCCGACGAGGAACTGGCCGCGCGCAAGGCGGATTGGCAACCGCGCCAGACGGACTACAACGCCGGCACCATCTGGAAGTACGCCCAGACGGTCGGTCCGGCCCGTTTTGGCGCCGTGACCCATCCCGGTGGGCAGGGCGAAACGCACGTTTTCGCCGACCTCTAG
- a CDS encoding iron-sulfur cluster assembly accessory protein has translation MTTIDGINVTPDAAKRIGEIMTAERGDAAAGRLRIVVTGGGCSGFQYHFKIDEGPEDGDIEYVSGGARVVVDDISLQFLAGSTLEFIQNLEGSYFTLENPNATSSCGCGTSFAI, from the coding sequence ATGACCACCATCGATGGTATAAATGTGACCCCCGATGCTGCCAAGCGCATCGGGGAGATCATGACCGCAGAACGTGGCGATGCTGCGGCGGGACGTCTGCGCATTGTGGTCACCGGCGGCGGCTGCTCTGGCTTCCAGTACCACTTCAAGATCGACGAAGGGCCCGAAGACGGCGATATCGAATATGTCTCGGGCGGTGCCAGGGTCGTGGTCGACGATATCTCGCTCCAGTTCCTGGCAGGTTCCACGCTGGAATTCATCCAGAACCTCGAAGGCAGCTACTTCACGCTGGAGAACCCGAACGCCACATCGTCCTGCGGCTGCGGCACCTCGTTCGCGATCTAG
- the nagZ gene encoding beta-N-acetylhexosaminidase, which produces MPKALITDLAGLTLGDEERAFLRDSDPLGLILFARNINNPDQVCNLIVEFRSVVGRDDAPVMIDQEGGRVARLREPHWWGGVAAERLGTAGPEAAGLAGRLLAHDMRAMGIDVVCAPCLDLRIKGMHAVIGDRAFGSNHETVAVCGRSYCDGLQAGGVAPMIKHMPGHGRGSVDPHDVLPTTDASLETLRDHDTRPFHALRDMPWGMTAHVIYAAIDPDRPATQSPRVIGDVIRGEIGFDGVLVSDAIDMEALSGSHAERARASLAAGCDVVMHCNQPLDSRRTVADAVPELDGDALRRVRSAAARRSQPEPGFDPDAALARLDALLAAS; this is translated from the coding sequence ATGCCCAAGGCGCTGATTACCGATCTTGCCGGTCTGACCTTGGGCGATGAGGAGCGGGCGTTCCTGCGTGACTCCGATCCCCTGGGGCTGATTCTCTTTGCACGGAACATTAATAATCCAGATCAAGTATGTAATTTGATTGTAGAATTTCGCTCTGTCGTAGGGCGAGACGATGCGCCGGTCATGATCGACCAGGAGGGCGGGCGCGTTGCGCGCTTGCGTGAACCTCACTGGTGGGGCGGTGTCGCTGCCGAACGGCTCGGCACGGCCGGTCCCGAAGCGGCCGGTTTGGCGGGCCGGCTGCTTGCCCACGACATGCGCGCCATGGGGATCGATGTGGTCTGCGCGCCTTGTCTGGATCTCCGGATCAAGGGCATGCACGCCGTCATCGGCGACCGTGCCTTCGGCAGCAACCACGAAACCGTGGCGGTCTGCGGCCGGTCCTATTGCGACGGTCTTCAGGCCGGCGGCGTCGCGCCCATGATCAAGCATATGCCCGGTCACGGCCGGGGTTCGGTCGACCCGCACGATGTCCTGCCGACGACCGATGCCAGTCTGGAGACATTGCGCGACCACGATACGCGCCCGTTTCATGCCTTGCGCGACATGCCCTGGGGCATGACCGCCCACGTGATCTATGCGGCGATCGACCCGGACCGCCCGGCGACGCAGTCACCGAGGGTTATCGGTGACGTCATCCGCGGGGAGATCGGCTTCGACGGCGTGCTGGTCAGCGATGCGATCGACATGGAGGCGTTGTCCGGCAGTCATGCAGAACGCGCACGGGCCTCCCTGGCGGCGGGTTGCGATGTCGTGATGCACTGCAATCAACCTCTGGACTCCAGGCGTACGGTTGCCGATGCGGTGCCGGAACTCGACGGCGATGCCCTGCGGCGTGTGCGATCCGCTGCTGCCCGACGCTCTCAGCCGGAGCCCGGGTTCGATCCCGACGCGGCCCTTGCCCGCCTCGATGCTCTTCTGGCTGCGAGCTGA
- a CDS encoding arginine--tRNA ligase — translation MNVYGEFTGRVQKIIEDMQASGALAAGGMIDRILAEPPRDTSHGDVSTNAALVLAKSAGVKPRDLAQQIADRLGEDSDVAGVDVAGPGFVNIRLADDFWRDRLTTLLRAGALAQLPNLGAGRTANVEYVSANPTGPLHVGHARGAVYGDALASLLAAVGYDVTREYYVNDAGAQVDKLAWSSYLRYLQALGDDVPAEAFGGLYPGEYLMAVGEALARDHGTALKEAVGAVERGASPLPEPLIAVRRFTIEAMMDMIREDLALVGINQEVFSSERAMVESGGIEACLAKLESKGLIYTGVLEPPKGKKPEDWEPVPQTLFKSSDFGDDLDRPLKKSDGTWTYFAPDIAYHNGKVERGFDVMINIFGVDHAGYVRRLKASVAALSDGKADFDVLLTQLVNLFENGEPFRMSKRAGRFITLRDVVEAVGKDVVRFIMLTRKPDAPLDFDLVKVREQSKDNPVFYVHYAHARICSVMRNVAEAGIDTSALSETDLSGLSDEAELGLIKVLARWPRVVEGAAEAHQPHRIATYLHEVAGEFHALWNKGRDDPSLRFLVEDNEGLTRARLALIDGVRQVIAEGLHLFGVEPREEMR, via the coding sequence ATGAATGTTTACGGTGAGTTTACTGGGCGAGTTCAGAAGATAATCGAAGACATGCAGGCGTCCGGTGCGCTCGCTGCCGGCGGCATGATCGACCGTATACTGGCAGAGCCCCCACGCGACACAAGCCATGGTGACGTGTCCACCAACGCTGCGCTGGTCCTGGCCAAATCCGCCGGGGTGAAGCCGCGTGATCTCGCACAGCAGATTGCCGATCGCCTGGGCGAAGACAGCGACGTGGCAGGGGTCGATGTGGCCGGACCCGGCTTCGTCAACATCCGGCTGGCCGACGACTTCTGGCGCGACCGCTTGACCACTCTGTTGCGCGCCGGCGCGTTGGCGCAGTTGCCGAACCTCGGCGCGGGACGTACGGCGAACGTCGAATACGTCTCGGCCAATCCCACGGGCCCACTCCACGTCGGCCATGCTCGCGGTGCGGTCTATGGTGATGCGCTGGCCTCGCTGTTGGCTGCGGTCGGTTACGACGTCACGCGTGAGTACTACGTCAACGACGCAGGCGCCCAGGTCGACAAGCTCGCCTGGTCGTCCTACCTGCGCTACCTGCAGGCGCTCGGCGATGACGTGCCCGCCGAGGCCTTCGGGGGGCTCTATCCGGGCGAATACCTGATGGCCGTGGGTGAAGCCTTGGCGCGCGACCACGGTACCGCCCTGAAAGAGGCGGTGGGCGCGGTGGAACGGGGCGCGAGCCCTCTGCCGGAGCCGCTAATCGCTGTTCGCCGGTTCACCATCGAAGCGATGATGGACATGATTCGCGAAGACCTCGCGCTGGTCGGTATCAACCAGGAGGTTTTCAGTTCCGAGCGTGCCATGGTCGAATCGGGCGGTATCGAGGCCTGTCTCGCCAAGCTCGAATCGAAGGGCCTGATCTATACCGGTGTGCTGGAGCCCCCCAAAGGCAAGAAGCCGGAGGACTGGGAGCCTGTGCCCCAGACGCTCTTCAAGTCCTCGGACTTCGGTGACGACCTGGACCGTCCCCTCAAGAAGTCGGACGGCACCTGGACCTATTTCGCGCCCGACATCGCTTACCACAACGGCAAGGTTGAGCGCGGTTTCGATGTGATGATCAACATCTTCGGTGTCGACCATGCCGGTTACGTCAGGCGTTTGAAGGCCTCGGTCGCAGCGCTCTCGGATGGCAAAGCCGATTTCGACGTTCTGCTGACCCAGCTGGTGAACCTTTTCGAGAACGGCGAGCCGTTCCGGATGTCGAAGCGGGCAGGGCGTTTCATTACACTGCGCGACGTTGTCGAGGCAGTTGGCAAGGATGTCGTCCGGTTCATCATGCTGACCAGAAAGCCCGATGCGCCGCTCGATTTCGATCTCGTGAAGGTCCGGGAACAGTCGAAGGACAACCCCGTCTTTTACGTGCACTACGCACACGCCCGGATCTGTTCGGTCATGCGCAATGTCGCCGAGGCAGGGATCGATACGTCGGCTCTCTCCGAAACCGACCTCTCAGGTTTGTCGGATGAAGCCGAGTTGGGCCTGATCAAGGTCCTGGCGCGCTGGCCCCGGGTTGTCGAGGGCGCGGCCGAGGCGCACCAGCCTCACCGGATCGCCACCTATCTGCATGAAGTTGCAGGGGAATTCCACGCGTTGTGGAACAAGGGGCGCGACGATCCTTCCCTGCGCTTCCTTGTGGAAGATAATGAGGGGCTGACACGTGCAAGGCTTGCACTGATCGATGGCGTCAGGCAGGTGATTGCCGAAGGGCTTCATCTCTTCGGTGTCGAACCCAGGGAGGAAATGCGCTGA
- the xth gene encoding exodeoxyribonuclease III produces the protein MKIATWNVNSIKARLPNVLAWLNDAAPDVALLQELRTVEDGFPFLEIEELGYNCAVVGQKTYNGVAVLSKHPLDIETRVLPGNDSDEQARYLEAVTNGVRVAAIYLPNGNPTPGEKFDYKLAWMDRLVDHAHTLLTYEEAVVLGGDYNVCPTDADVYDPEGWADDALCRPECRARFRKLLWFGYTEAYRTLHPDTARAWSFWDYKGGAWRHDHGVRIDHLLLSPHAADRLVACDIDREPRGKEKASDHTPVWCELA, from the coding sequence ATGAAGATTGCCACCTGGAACGTCAACTCGATCAAGGCGCGCCTGCCGAATGTTCTGGCGTGGCTGAATGATGCCGCGCCCGACGTGGCGCTGCTGCAGGAGCTCAGGACGGTCGAGGACGGCTTCCCGTTCCTGGAAATCGAAGAGCTCGGCTACAACTGCGCGGTTGTCGGCCAGAAGACCTACAACGGCGTGGCAGTGCTTTCGAAGCACCCTCTGGACATCGAAACCAGGGTCCTTCCGGGCAACGACAGCGATGAACAAGCCCGTTACCTGGAAGCGGTTACCAACGGCGTTCGGGTCGCCGCGATATATCTGCCCAACGGCAATCCGACTCCGGGCGAAAAGTTCGACTACAAGCTCGCCTGGATGGACCGTCTGGTCGACCACGCCCACACGCTTCTGACATACGAAGAGGCCGTCGTTCTGGGTGGCGACTACAACGTCTGTCCGACCGACGCCGACGTCTACGACCCGGAAGGCTGGGCTGACGATGCGCTGTGCCGACCGGAATGCCGCGCTCGCTTCCGCAAGTTGCTCTGGTTCGGCTATACTGAGGCCTACCGCACGCTGCACCCGGACACGGCCCGTGCCTGGAGTTTTTGGGACTATAAGGGCGGTGCATGGCGGCACGACCACGGCGTTCGCATCGACCACCTTCTGCTCTCTCCGCATGCCGCAGACCGTCTGGTCGCCTGCGACATCGACCGTGAACCCCGCGGCAAGGAGAAGGCATCCGATCACACACCCGTCTGGTGTGAGCTTGCATGA